In Hymenobacter gelipurpurascens, one DNA window encodes the following:
- a CDS encoding dienelactone hydrolase family protein, with amino-acid sequence MDQRIINLFDEYTHAPLTRKEFMERLVKLAGGAALAAVALGVLEPGYAQAATTPADDNDLITEDVTWPGDAGVTMKGYLVYPKGKKKRGAVVVIHENRGLTPHIKDITRRVAKAGYLALGVDALSVFGGTPANEDEGRTLIGKLDKQQNLNNYLAALAYLRQRPDSNGKTGCVGFCWGGAMANSLATHDPKLNAAVAYYGTQPPAEEVSNIKAALMLHYAGLDERVNAGMVAYETALKAAGVKYEQYVYPNVNHAFNNDSSPARYNAEAAKLSWERTLKLFKAKLS; translated from the coding sequence TCGACGAGTACACCCACGCCCCGCTCACCCGCAAAGAGTTTATGGAGCGGCTGGTGAAGCTGGCCGGCGGCGCGGCCCTGGCTGCCGTGGCCCTGGGCGTGCTGGAGCCCGGCTACGCCCAGGCCGCCACCACTCCTGCCGATGATAATGACTTGATAACGGAAGACGTGACCTGGCCCGGCGATGCCGGCGTAACGATGAAAGGCTACCTGGTATACCCCAAAGGCAAAAAGAAGCGCGGCGCCGTAGTCGTCATTCATGAGAACCGGGGCCTCACTCCCCACATTAAGGACATAACGCGCCGCGTGGCCAAAGCCGGGTACTTGGCATTGGGTGTTGATGCGCTATCGGTTTTTGGCGGTACGCCCGCTAATGAGGACGAAGGCCGCACGCTCATCGGCAAGCTGGATAAGCAGCAGAACCTGAATAACTACCTGGCAGCCCTGGCCTACCTGCGCCAGCGCCCCGACTCCAATGGCAAAACGGGCTGCGTGGGCTTCTGCTGGGGCGGCGCCATGGCCAACAGCCTCGCCACCCACGACCCCAAACTGAACGCCGCCGTGGCCTACTACGGCACCCAGCCCCCTGCCGAGGAAGTTTCCAACATCAAGGCGGCTCTCATGCTGCACTACGCCGGCCTCGATGAGCGTGTAAATGCCGGCATGGTGGCCTACGAAACCGCCCTGAAAGCGGCCGGCGTGAAGTACGAGCAGTACGTGTACCCCAACGTGAATCACGCCTTCAACAACGACTCCTCCCCGGCCCGCTACAACGCCGAAGCCGCCAAGCTCTCCTGGGAACGAACGCTGAAACTGTTTAAAGCAAAGCTGAGCTAA
- a CDS encoding M28 family metallopeptidase → MHKLTLLTLAGSLAFAAPALAQQAEKMDQAALAKIKDEGMNRSKVMETAFYLTDVCGPRLANSDGLNRANEWTKKQLTSWGLVKANVEPWGTFGRGWDIEKSYVAMTAPYYHTLIGAPKAWTPSTNGSLKKQVVVLKATTEAELDKYKGQLRDKIVLLDVANPPKPSFEPDAKRYTDDELKKMADFKPEATAAKPDEAEMEKRMAQRRTMMALRTKMSDMILSEGAAAILSTRGGSDGTFFTSNGAPYAADAKPVLPELEMSPEDQLRLIRLSEAGIPVEIELETRTRFQDKDLKGYNVVAEIPGTDRKLKSEVVMLGGHLDSWHAATGATDNAAGCAIMMEAVRILKATGVQPRRTIRIALWGEEEQGLFGSRNYVKNHFADPATMKLLPEHEKLAAYFNLDNGAGKIRGIYAQGNEAVAPIFQQWLQPFADLGATTVTTRNTGGTDHLSFDAVGLPGFQFIQDPLDYGSRTHHTNMDTYERLPADDLKQASVLVASFVYQAAMRDQKLPRKPLPAAKPETQRL, encoded by the coding sequence ATGCATAAACTAACCTTACTCACGTTGGCCGGTAGTCTGGCCTTTGCAGCACCCGCACTGGCCCAGCAAGCCGAGAAAATGGATCAGGCGGCCTTGGCTAAGATCAAGGACGAAGGAATGAACCGTTCCAAAGTGATGGAAACGGCCTTTTACCTAACGGATGTGTGCGGCCCGCGCCTCGCTAACTCTGATGGCCTTAATCGGGCTAATGAGTGGACGAAGAAGCAGCTCACCAGCTGGGGCCTCGTGAAAGCCAACGTGGAGCCCTGGGGCACTTTCGGCCGCGGATGGGACATCGAGAAGTCATATGTAGCCATGACGGCGCCGTATTACCACACCCTCATCGGCGCGCCCAAAGCCTGGACGCCCAGCACCAACGGCTCCCTGAAAAAGCAGGTGGTGGTGCTCAAAGCCACTACGGAAGCTGAACTAGATAAATACAAAGGCCAGCTGCGCGACAAGATCGTGCTGCTGGACGTAGCCAACCCGCCCAAACCCAGCTTCGAACCCGATGCCAAGCGCTACACCGACGACGAGCTGAAGAAAATGGCCGACTTCAAGCCCGAAGCCACCGCCGCCAAGCCGGATGAGGCCGAAATGGAGAAACGCATGGCCCAGCGCCGCACCATGATGGCTCTGCGGACCAAGATGTCGGATATGATATTGAGCGAAGGTGCGGCGGCCATCCTGAGCACCCGGGGCGGCTCCGATGGCACATTCTTCACCTCCAACGGCGCGCCTTACGCCGCCGATGCCAAGCCCGTGCTGCCGGAGCTGGAAATGTCTCCTGAAGACCAGTTGCGCCTGATTCGCCTCTCGGAGGCCGGTATTCCGGTAGAAATAGAGCTGGAAACCCGCACACGTTTTCAGGATAAGGACCTGAAAGGCTACAACGTAGTAGCCGAAATCCCCGGCACCGACCGGAAGCTGAAAAGCGAAGTAGTAATGCTGGGCGGCCACCTCGACTCTTGGCACGCCGCCACCGGTGCCACTGATAACGCCGCCGGCTGCGCTATCATGATGGAAGCTGTGCGCATTCTGAAAGCTACCGGCGTGCAGCCGCGCCGTACCATCCGGATTGCCCTGTGGGGCGAAGAGGAGCAGGGCCTGTTCGGCTCGCGCAACTACGTGAAAAACCACTTCGCCGACCCTGCTACCATGAAGCTGCTGCCGGAGCACGAGAAGCTGGCTGCTTACTTCAACCTCGATAACGGTGCCGGCAAAATCCGCGGCATCTACGCCCAAGGCAACGAGGCCGTAGCGCCCATCTTCCAGCAGTGGCTGCAGCCCTTCGCCGACCTAGGCGCCACCACCGTTACCACGCGCAACACCGGCGGCACCGACCACCTCTCCTTCGATGCCGTAGGCCTGCCGGGCTTCCAGTTTATCCAGGATCCCCTGGATTACGGCTCTCGCACCCACCACACCAACATGGACACCTACGAGCGCCTCCCCGCCGATGACCTTAAGCAGGCCTCGGTGTTGGTAGCTTCCTTCGTGTACCAAGCCGCCATGCGCGACCAGAAGCTGCCCCGCAAGCCGCTTCCTGCCGCTAAGCCGGAAACGCAGCGCCTCTAG
- a CDS encoding proline iminopeptidase-family hydrolase, whose translation MPFRQALFSCLLFLLPFLASAQAPDSSYVAKMNAPGVKMISVDGKYKVWTQKIGEGKIKLLLLHGGPGNTHEYFENFPEHLAKEGVEIYYYDQLNSYHSDKTEDKSVWNIPRFVEEIEQVRQGLGLEKFYLLGHSWGGMLALEYAAKYPQHLKGLITSDIGYKATVFNKNRYSQYADIIRRHAAKDGKTVPGLDTMGLRTLSAHITPAVQTEFRSLHMMRLKPEPPIFTRSQAHIIRTYAAIMLPTMVSWDFESRLASIKPPTLVIGSKYDFVPVEDIAYMQKRIPSCQAYICPEGSHYAMWDDPQHYFPALIKFLQKTERKG comes from the coding sequence ATGCCCTTCCGCCAAGCGTTATTCTCCTGTCTGCTATTTCTTCTGCCCTTCCTAGCCAGCGCCCAGGCACCCGATAGCAGTTATGTTGCGAAAATGAATGCGCCGGGCGTGAAGATGATATCCGTGGATGGCAAGTACAAAGTCTGGACGCAAAAGATTGGAGAGGGTAAAATAAAGCTCCTGCTACTGCACGGCGGCCCCGGCAACACCCACGAGTACTTCGAGAATTTCCCGGAGCATCTGGCCAAGGAAGGCGTTGAAATTTATTATTACGACCAACTCAACTCCTACCATTCCGACAAAACCGAGGACAAAAGCGTCTGGAACATTCCGCGTTTTGTGGAGGAGATAGAGCAGGTGCGCCAGGGCTTGGGGCTGGAGAAGTTCTACCTCCTAGGCCACTCCTGGGGCGGAATGCTGGCGCTAGAATACGCCGCTAAGTACCCGCAGCACCTAAAGGGCCTAATCACCTCCGATATCGGCTACAAAGCCACCGTGTTCAACAAGAACCGCTACAGCCAGTATGCCGACATCATTCGGCGCCACGCGGCCAAGGATGGCAAGACTGTACCTGGCCTAGACACCATGGGGCTGCGGACACTGTCGGCGCACATCACGCCCGCCGTGCAAACCGAATTCCGTAGCCTGCACATGATGCGCCTGAAACCTGAGCCACCCATCTTCACGCGCAGCCAGGCCCACATTATCCGGACGTATGCTGCCATTATGCTGCCCACTATGGTATCCTGGGATTTTGAGTCGCGGCTGGCTTCTATCAAACCGCCTACGCTGGTTATCGGCTCGAAGTACGACTTCGTACCGGTGGAGGATATTGCCTACATGCAGAAGCGCATTCCGAGCTGCCAAGCCTATATCTGCCCTGAAGGCTCGCACTACGCCATGTGGGACGACCCGCAGCATTACTTCCCGGCTTTGATTAAGTTTCTGCAGAAAACGGAGCGAAAAGGGTAA
- a CDS encoding putative quinol monooxygenase, whose protein sequence is MTIEYIRYRIAEEQQPAFLEAIRSAHQLLAAPPDCLNYELTHCEEDPTLFIWRIEWTSVERHLNGFRKSPEFGAFFQLVKPFYTSIQEMNHYAVLE, encoded by the coding sequence ATGACCATTGAATACATCCGCTACCGTATTGCTGAAGAGCAGCAGCCGGCCTTCCTTGAAGCCATCCGTAGCGCCCACCAGCTATTGGCCGCCCCCCCCGATTGCCTCAACTACGAGCTCACACACTGTGAAGAAGACCCGACGCTGTTTATCTGGCGCATCGAGTGGACCTCCGTGGAGCGGCACCTCAATGGCTTCCGCAAAAGCCCGGAGTTTGGGGCATTTTTCCAGCTGGTGAAGCCGTTTTACACAAGTATCCAGGAGATGAACCACTATGCGGTGTTAGAGTAA
- a CDS encoding ABC transporter ATP-binding protein: MSLWEIIKRLLPYVRPYRTLVIGTLLLTLVGSLAAQVNPFVLRYTVDTVQRLLDQGKGLAEGMNLLLLVSGLLLGKELINTLIQFGQKYYGEKIRISVSSTLSQDAVRKVLGYELGFYADNGNQTGKLQTRIDRGVESLMKLVQNFFIDILPLFANAIVALVVMFMNNLYVGLVAVAVLPVYFWLSYRQADRLNGTRRALRGLREAKSQGLVNLIDSAVVIKSFVREDYEEQKQAGLQQNLQEAQLQTRKVNFRYDGLKTFTEQIGVVLIIILTAYLVLDRQISIGAIMFHILLFNNVSAPIRQLHRIYDEMNDALTYSEGFFDILDAEDATEQTGTLQPDHLRGRFEICNVDFTYPSGTQALYDVCLTIEEGKTTALVGLSGAGKSTIINLLCKFYEPDHGKMLLDGKPLADYDTHALRQQIGLVLQKNHIFKGTIEENIRYGVMDATFEQIQAAAKQAYLHEQIMQLPKQYESDAQQLSGGQQQRIAIARLFLKNPPIIFLDEPTASLDAIATEQIKNSLEAIKKGRTVVIISHSLAQIVDSDCIFVMKQGRMVESGTHEELYDMRGTYREIFDASARSLNIEKLARVMVDDEDEVGDTAA; the protein is encoded by the coding sequence ATGAGTCTCTGGGAAATTATTAAGCGTCTACTCCCATACGTCCGCCCGTACCGCACGCTGGTTATTGGTACGCTGCTGCTCACACTGGTGGGCTCTCTGGCAGCCCAGGTAAACCCATTTGTGCTGCGCTACACCGTGGATACCGTGCAACGGCTCCTCGACCAGGGCAAAGGCTTGGCGGAAGGCATGAACCTGCTACTGCTGGTGAGTGGGCTGCTGCTGGGCAAGGAGCTGATAAACACGCTCATCCAGTTCGGACAGAAGTATTACGGCGAGAAAATCCGCATCAGCGTATCGAGCACGCTTTCCCAGGATGCGGTGCGCAAGGTGCTGGGCTACGAGCTAGGCTTCTATGCTGATAACGGCAACCAAACCGGTAAGCTCCAGACCCGCATTGATAGAGGCGTGGAGAGCCTGATGAAGCTGGTACAAAACTTCTTTATTGATATTCTGCCGCTGTTCGCCAACGCCATTGTGGCGCTGGTGGTCATGTTCATGAACAACCTGTATGTAGGCCTGGTGGCCGTAGCAGTGCTGCCGGTCTACTTCTGGCTGAGCTACCGCCAGGCCGACCGCCTCAATGGCACCCGCCGCGCTCTGCGTGGCCTACGCGAAGCCAAAAGCCAGGGCCTCGTGAACCTGATCGACTCGGCGGTGGTCATCAAGAGCTTTGTGCGCGAAGACTACGAGGAGCAGAAGCAGGCAGGCCTACAGCAGAACCTGCAGGAAGCCCAGCTGCAGACGCGCAAAGTCAACTTCCGCTATGATGGCCTCAAGACGTTTACGGAGCAAATCGGCGTGGTCCTGATCATCATCCTGACGGCCTATCTGGTGCTGGACCGGCAGATTTCCATAGGGGCCATTATGTTCCATATTCTGCTGTTCAACAACGTATCGGCGCCCATCCGGCAGCTGCACCGCATCTACGATGAGATGAACGACGCCCTCACCTACTCCGAGGGCTTCTTTGATATTCTCGACGCCGAAGACGCTACCGAGCAAACCGGCACGCTGCAGCCCGACCACCTGCGCGGCCGTTTCGAAATCTGCAACGTGGATTTCACTTACCCCAGCGGCACCCAGGCGCTTTATGATGTGTGTCTGACCATTGAGGAAGGCAAAACTACCGCCCTCGTAGGCCTGTCGGGCGCCGGCAAAAGCACCATCATCAACCTGCTTTGCAAATTCTACGAGCCCGACCACGGCAAAATGCTCCTTGACGGCAAGCCCCTGGCCGACTACGACACCCACGCCCTGCGCCAGCAAATAGGCCTAGTGCTCCAGAAAAACCACATTTTCAAAGGTACCATTGAGGAAAACATCCGCTACGGCGTGATGGATGCCACCTTCGAGCAGATACAGGCCGCCGCCAAACAGGCCTACCTGCACGAGCAGATCATGCAGCTGCCGAAACAGTACGAGTCGGATGCTCAGCAGCTCTCCGGGGGGCAGCAGCAGCGCATTGCCATTGCGCGGCTGTTCCTGAAAAACCCGCCCATCATCTTCCTCGACGAGCCCACCGCCTCCCTCGATGCCATTGCCACCGAGCAAATCAAGAACAGCCTGGAAGCCATCAAGAAAGGCCGCACCGTAGTCATCATCTCCCACAGCCTCGCCCAAATCGTGGATTCCGACTGCATCTTCGTGATGAAGCAGGGCCGCATGGTGGAAAGCGGCACCCACGAAGAGCTCTACGACATGCGCGGCACCTACCGCGAAATCTTCGACGCTTCGGCCCGCAGTCTCAATATTGAGAAACTAGCCCGGGTGATGGTAGACGATGAGGATGAGGTGGGCGATACAGCAGCGTAA
- a CDS encoding barstar family protein, with product MTLDLTGITSKVAIHQLFKEKLGFEGWYGPSWDAFWDSIVAIVEMPEQLTLTNWDEFAQHCPRDMEILRQVLHDYNAEMAPKRIILA from the coding sequence ATGACCCTAGACCTGACCGGCATCACCAGCAAAGTAGCTATACACCAGTTGTTCAAGGAAAAGCTGGGCTTTGAAGGGTGGTATGGCCCTAGCTGGGATGCCTTTTGGGACTCCATTGTGGCCATCGTGGAAATGCCAGAGCAACTGACCCTCACGAACTGGGATGAATTTGCGCAGCACTGCCCTCGCGACATGGAGATTCTGCGGCAGGTACTACATGACTACAACGCAGAAATGGCCCCAAAGCGCATTATACTGGCCTAG